The Stigmatella ashevillena genomic sequence TCGAGATCCCTAGAGGCGCGGGCTACTTGCTGGTGGGGGGAGTCCCATCTGCGTTGCTGCAACTCAGCTGCGACAAGATTCAGTTTCACGGACCTCATCGTCACCTTGCAAAGCTCCCCCCGGAATTGGCCTCGTTGCTGCCAATTGAGGATCTCAAGTCGTGGTCGAGGTTGCCTAATGTCTCGCTCCAAGACTGGGCCCGCGAAGTGAACGAATCACACGAGCGGCAGCCGTACGCGCCGACGAGCGCGGATGCGTTCGAGTTCTACCTCCCGGTGAAAGCGAGGCCGGGGGCCCCGCAGTTCAAGCGCTGGTCGGAGGACGCGGGTAACGCGACTGGAACGCTGCTCGCGCGTCGGCGGCGAGTTTATGGGGCGCGCGAATTCCGACTCGTGGACGTGCGTGGGGGGCGGATCGTCGGCGCGTGCGAGTTGCACGACGTCGATGTCCGGCGGCTAATGTATGCGCTCGATCTCGCCGGAAACAGCCCCGTTCGTGCGCGGCCTCTTCGCGTAGCGGACCAGACGCAGTGGCTGTTCACGAGCGAACTGCCGCGCGCTGAGCAGCGCGCGCTCGCCGCGTTCGGAACGCTCGAAATTCCCGACGACCGTCCCTACGAGCGACGGTGGACATTTTCACGGAACGAAGGACTCGCGCTCGACATGCTGCGCTCCCTTGGGATCGCGCTCGGGCAGCCCCCCCGAGAGGAACGTCGATGAGCCAGCAAGTCGAACTTGGTGTCAACGAAGTCGCGCAGCGAATTCACCTGCGCTTGCGCAGATACCTCGAAGCGCAGTACCACATTCGGAACTCCGCCCTCATTGAAGAGCGAAGGATTCTCCTTGAGGAGCCGGGCGGAATCTCCCAGCGACCGTTCATCGAGGTCACGCCGTCGTACGCAGTAACTGGGAGCTTCTCAGGCCTGACCGCGCCCAATCTGGTCACCGGGCTCTTGCAGGAGTTGGTCAGTTGGAAGCCGGGGATTGGTGTCTACCCTCCGTACCGCCATCAAGCTGATGCTCTTGAGCACTTCTTTGCGAAGGGGGCGCAGAGCGATGACCTCGTAGTCGCTACGGGCACTGGCTCCGGCAAGACGGAGACGTTCCTCTACGCCATCCTCGGCGCCCTGGCGCTCGAGGGAACAGAACGCCGCGAGTCGTTCGCACGCCACGGCGTGCGCGCCTTGCTCTTGTACCCGATGAACGCGCTCGTCAGCGATCAGACCGCGCGTCTGCGTAGGCTCCTAGGCGATGAGCGATTGGCAAGCCTAATGGAGGAGCGCTGGGGACGGCGCGCGCGGTTCGGTATGTACACGAGCCGAACGCCGTACCCAGGCGTGCGTAAGGGCGCGAAGGACAAACGTCACCTCGACAGGCTCGTTGGGTATTACGAACAGCTTGAGACTTCGACGAAGCCAGAAGAGCGAGACCTCGTCGCCGAACTCAAGAAGCGTGGACGCTGGCCCGCCAAGGATATCGTCGCATTCTACGCCCGAGCTCTTGAGGAGAAGGCCCTCGTAAAGAGCGGAAAGCGCGCCGGGAAAGAGAATACGCTCCACCACTGGGGCGCGCGTTTCCTGACACAGCCTGGAGATCGTGAACTCCTCACTCGGCACGAGATGCAGGAGCAGGCTCCTGACCTCCTCATCACCAACTACTCGATGCTCGAGTACATGCTGCTCAGGCCCATCGAGCGGCCGCTGTTCGATCAGACGCGCGCGTGGCTCGCCGCCGACCCGAGGAACCAGTTCCACCTGATCCTCGACGAGGCGCACATGTACCGTGGCGTTGGAGGCGCGGAGGTCGGACTTCTGATTCGCCGGCTCCTCTCTCGCCTCGGTGTTGGTCGTGATCGCTTGCGCTGCATCCTCACGACCGCCAGCCTCCCTGACCAAGGTACCGCAGCGGATGAGGCCGCGAAGAAGTTCGCGCGTGATCTGACCGGCGAAACCGGCAAGAGGACCTTCGCGATTGTTCGCGGTACGCGCGAGAAGCGCTCCGGGGCGCGGCCTGGGACTCCCGATGAGGCGAGCGCGCTCGCGGCCGTCAACCCGGCTGCCCTAGCGGCTGCAGGGTTCGCGCCCGACGAGGCGAATGCGTCACTTGCCCGCGTCGCAGCGCGCATTGGCTGGGCGACTCCTCCCACGATCGTGGAGAAAGGAGACTCGGCGACACTGGCGACACGCCAGTACATTTGTCGGTCGCTCACAGGTTTTGGCCCGCTCGAACTGCTCTTGGAGCACGCGTCGGGAAACGCGACTGACTTCGCAGTGCTGGCCCAAACGCTCTTCCCTGGCAGTTCGCTCGGCGAAGCAGAACGTGCCACTGACGGACTCCTCGCGCTCGGCACATTCGCGCGGCGCACTGAGCCGGGGCGGAACGAGCAGCCGCTCCTCCCAACGCGCGTCCATGTGCTCTTTCGCGGGTTGCCGCCGCTCTATTCGTGTATCAATCCGAACTGCTCCGCGCGTCGTAACGGAACTGGGACTACGCTCCTGGGTCGTCTGTACACGGAGCCACGCACGCAGTGTGAGTGCGGTGGGCGCGTATTCGAACTGCTCACCCACCGCGATTGTGGCGCGGCCTACCTACGCGCGTTCGCGTCGGCGGACTTCCTCTGGCACGAACGAGGCGGGAAGCTGACGGAGTTCGGCAGGCCCCTTCATGAACTGCACCTGTTCCTCGAAGAGCCTCACCCGGAGCAGAGAGGCGCTGTCGAACCTCTGCTGCTCGACGTCCAAACTGGCCGCGTTCTCGGCACCGCGAGCGCGACGACTGGTGGAACACGCCTCTGCTACCGCGCTCACGTGGCGGCCGTAAAGGTCACTAACACGACGACGTTCAGCGTGTGTCCTGCCTGCACGCGACCGACGCAGTCAAATGGCTCCCTGAAGATCATGGATCTCGCGACGAAGGGTGAGCAGCCTTTCGCCAATCTCGTGAGAGAACAGTTTGTTTCGCAACTTGCGACCAAGGGACCGAGTGAGCAACACCCGAACGAAGGTCGCAAGGCGCTCCTTTTTAGTGACGGTAGGCAGAAAGCTGCTCGACTTGCGCGCGATCTACCGCGAGAGGTGGAGCGCGACTCGTTCCGCGAGGCGCTGGTCCTCGCTTGCCAAGAGCTCGCGCAACTTTCCACGCCTCAGCCAGCGATCCTCGATGAGACCATGTATGCGGCGTTCGTCGCCGTGTGCGCGCGCCACCACCTCCACTTTTTTGACGGGCGCGACCAGGACAAACTCCTCGAAGAGTGCAGGCAGTTCCGTAAGGACTTCGACGACCTTGATACCGCCCTCGCAGATAAGTGGCGTCCCACACCGCCGACACGTTTCCGCACTGCGCTGGTCCGCCAAATAGGCGACCCCTATTACTCGCTCGTTGCAGCCTGCGCGGCGGTGGTTGAAGCGGCGCCGGCGACTCTCCGTAAGTTGCAGAAGCGGCTCACCAGCGTCGGCACATCATCGATGCTCGATGAGGTCGCGAACGCGTGGCTCCGTGAGATGTTCCGTATGTATGCGTTTGATCCCGCCCTCGGGAAGGACGCACGCCTCGACGAGTTTGGCTTCTTTCAGCCTGTCCGTGCTGCTGACGGGCTGAAGAAGTTCTTCGAACTTATCCGTGTGCGGACCGGACTCAGTGTTGCCGATGTTGAGCGACTCCGAGACGAACTCTTCGAGGTCTTCACCCGGGAGGCCTCCGCTGGCGACGACTCCGGTCGCCTCGTCATGACCGATAGCATCGTGATGCGCCTCGCGCTCGACGAAGAATGGTTGCAGTGCACAGTCTGTGGCCACCTTCAGTTGAAGCCGTTCTTGGGTGTCTGCGGGAACTGCCAGGACAAGCGCCTTGAGAAGCGCCCACCCGAGCACGAGTACATGCGTTCGCGGAAGGGTTTCTTCCGTGAGCCACTACGCGCGGTCCTCCAAGGAGCGCGGCCGGTGCACATCACGGCTGAAGAGCACACCGCTCAACTCTCCCAGCGCGACGCTGGTGATGTCTACGCGACCACAGAGGAGTTCGAACTCCGTTTCCAAGACGTCCCGCTCGGCCCCGACAAGCCACCCGTCGATATCCTGAGCTGCACGACGACGATGGAGGTCGGCATCGATATCGGATCGCTGACTGCAGTCGGCCTTCGAACGGTTCCGCCCCAACGTGAAAATTATCAACAGCGCGCCGGTCGCGCGGGTCGTAGAGGTACGTCGGTCTCGTCCGTCCTCATGTTCGCGCAAGGGGGGGCGCATGATGCCCATTACTTCGCCAATCCACAGGCGATCATCAGCGGGCCGCCGCGCGAGCCGCGCCTGAAGGCTGATAACCCGCGCCTAGCGCGGCGGCATGTCAACTCGCACCTGCTTCAGACTTTCTTCCATTCGCGCCTGGACTCGCTCTCGGCTGAGCATCAAGCGGAGATCGCTAAACACCGACCCGGCATCATGAGCGCGCTCGGCGATGCAAAGGAGTTCTTCGAAGGAACGGCCGAGTTCTCGTTCGGGGAATTCGAGCAGTGGATGAAGAGGGAGGTGCTCACCCCGAAGAGCGCCATCGTCGAAGAGGTAGCTGGCTGGCTCCCGGCGGCGATCTTCAAGACTGATGGGGCCGACGAGAAGCGGAAGTTCGTACGCGAGATTGCCGACACGCTGCTTCACACTCTCACTCAGCTACGCGATGGGCGCCTCGGCGCGTCGAGCGGTGAGGCTGTACCCAGCGAAGAGGATGCGAACGACGACGATACTGGAGGGCTCCTGGACCTCTGCTTCGAACGCGGGCTTCTGCCGTCCTATGCGTTCCCGACAGACCTGTGCAGCTTTGTAATTCAGGAATGGGACAAGAGCACCTTACAGTGGCGAATCAAGGTCGCCGAACGGCCACAACTCGCGAAGGCGCAAGCGCTGAGCGAGTATGCGCCAGGGCGCCTCTTGGTCGTGAACAAGCAGACCTATCGTGTCGGCGGCGTCTTCGTCGACGGGCCGCCGTCTGCAACTCCGGCGGCAGCGCTGTTTGCGCAGCCGCTCAACCGCTACGTAGGCTGTCCGCAGTGCTCCTACATCTCGATCGAGGGTGGGAGGGCTTCGGCCCGTACGGTCGAAGGCTCGCCATGCCCGGTGTGTCGCACGCCGCTCTTCGTACGCGAGTACCTGGACCCGCCGGGGTTTTCGCCAGAGGAGGGGTGTGCGCTGCGCGAGGGTGATCGCGAGCAGGACGTCACCTACGCTTCGTCAGCCCAACTCCCCGAGATCGCCAGTCGCGACGAGTTCGACTGGAGGGATGGCCCCGGGGTCAACTTCAGCCACGCGTACGGAGAAGACATCCTGTTGGTCGTCGCGAACAAAGGGAAGGACGCGGCAGGCTTCAGCGTATGCGAGAGCTGTGGCGGCGCGTGGATCGACGGCGAGGAGCCGGACGGTTCTCATCCGCGTCCGTTCCTTGTTCCGAGGCACATTCTCGAACGCGATGGCGTAGGTAGAGCTTGCAACGGTGAGGTGCGGCGCGGTTTGTTCTTAGTGCACGACTTCCGAACCGACCTGCTACTGCTGCGCGGCGCGTTCCGTCAGCCGTTGGACTTTCAGCCGAAGCAGCCTTGGCTCTACGACGCGCTCGCGACGCTGGCTGAGGCGCTCGCGCTTGGTGCCAGCCTCCATCTCGACATCGACCCGGGTGAGCTCTCGGCGGGGTTCCGCCTGCTACCGGCGCTCATGGATGGTGACCAAGGAGTGGCCGAACTGTACCTCTTCGACACCGCCTCTGGCGGCGCGGGCTATGCGGCCGATGCTGGCGAACAACTGCAGCAGGTCCTCGACCGGACGGAACAGCTTCTCCGCGTGTGCCAAGGAAATTGCGAGCGCTCGTGCACGAAGTGCCTGCGGCACTACGGCAATCGCTTTCTGCACGGGCGCCTCGACCGTCGACTCGCGTTCCAATTGCTGCGGTACTTTCGCGCGGGAGAGATCCCGCCCTTTGCATCTGCGGCCGAGCAGATCCGAAAGCTGCGTCCGCTCGCCCGCTTCCTCGAAATGGAGGGGTGGACCACAGTAACGGACCCGAGCGGTGCCCTGCGCTGCGAAGGACCTCGCTCGATGACGGTGGGCATCTATCCCGCGTTCCTCGCGAACGATGCCGCCGAGATGACGCACCCGACTGTCGCTCCCAGCGATGCCCGGCGCGTCATCTTGCCGGACTACCTCGTGGAGCACGATCT encodes the following:
- a CDS encoding DEAD/DEAH box helicase is translated as MSQQVELGVNEVAQRIHLRLRRYLEAQYHIRNSALIEERRILLEEPGGISQRPFIEVTPSYAVTGSFSGLTAPNLVTGLLQELVSWKPGIGVYPPYRHQADALEHFFAKGAQSDDLVVATGTGSGKTETFLYAILGALALEGTERRESFARHGVRALLLYPMNALVSDQTARLRRLLGDERLASLMEERWGRRARFGMYTSRTPYPGVRKGAKDKRHLDRLVGYYEQLETSTKPEERDLVAELKKRGRWPAKDIVAFYARALEEKALVKSGKRAGKENTLHHWGARFLTQPGDRELLTRHEMQEQAPDLLITNYSMLEYMLLRPIERPLFDQTRAWLAADPRNQFHLILDEAHMYRGVGGAEVGLLIRRLLSRLGVGRDRLRCILTTASLPDQGTAADEAAKKFARDLTGETGKRTFAIVRGTREKRSGARPGTPDEASALAAVNPAALAAAGFAPDEANASLARVAARIGWATPPTIVEKGDSATLATRQYICRSLTGFGPLELLLEHASGNATDFAVLAQTLFPGSSLGEAERATDGLLALGTFARRTEPGRNEQPLLPTRVHVLFRGLPPLYSCINPNCSARRNGTGTTLLGRLYTEPRTQCECGGRVFELLTHRDCGAAYLRAFASADFLWHERGGKLTEFGRPLHELHLFLEEPHPEQRGAVEPLLLDVQTGRVLGTASATTGGTRLCYRAHVAAVKVTNTTTFSVCPACTRPTQSNGSLKIMDLATKGEQPFANLVREQFVSQLATKGPSEQHPNEGRKALLFSDGRQKAARLARDLPREVERDSFREALVLACQELAQLSTPQPAILDETMYAAFVAVCARHHLHFFDGRDQDKLLEECRQFRKDFDDLDTALADKWRPTPPTRFRTALVRQIGDPYYSLVAACAAVVEAAPATLRKLQKRLTSVGTSSMLDEVANAWLREMFRMYAFDPALGKDARLDEFGFFQPVRAADGLKKFFELIRVRTGLSVADVERLRDELFEVFTREASAGDDSGRLVMTDSIVMRLALDEEWLQCTVCGHLQLKPFLGVCGNCQDKRLEKRPPEHEYMRSRKGFFREPLRAVLQGARPVHITAEEHTAQLSQRDAGDVYATTEEFELRFQDVPLGPDKPPVDILSCTTTMEVGIDIGSLTAVGLRTVPPQRENYQQRAGRAGRRGTSVSSVLMFAQGGAHDAHYFANPQAIISGPPREPRLKADNPRLARRHVNSHLLQTFFHSRLDSLSAEHQAEIAKHRPGIMSALGDAKEFFEGTAEFSFGEFEQWMKREVLTPKSAIVEEVAGWLPAAIFKTDGADEKRKFVREIADTLLHTLTQLRDGRLGASSGEAVPSEEDANDDDTGGLLDLCFERGLLPSYAFPTDLCSFVIQEWDKSTLQWRIKVAERPQLAKAQALSEYAPGRLLVVNKQTYRVGGVFVDGPPSATPAAALFAQPLNRYVGCPQCSYISIEGGRASARTVEGSPCPVCRTPLFVREYLDPPGFSPEEGCALREGDREQDVTYASSAQLPEIASRDEFDWRDGPGVNFSHAYGEDILLVVANKGKDAAGFSVCESCGGAWIDGEEPDGSHPRPFLVPRHILERDGVGRACNGEVRRGLFLVHDFRTDLLLLRGAFRQPLDFQPKQPWLYDALATLAEALALGASLHLDIDPGELSAGFRLLPALMDGDQGVAELYLFDTASGGAGYAADAGEQLQQVLDRTEQLLRVCQGNCERSCTKCLRHYGNRFLHGRLDRRLAFQLLRYFRAGEIPPFASAAEQIRKLRPLARFLEMEGWTTVTDPSGALRCEGPRSMTVGIYPAFLANDAAEMTHPTVAPSDARRVILPDYLVEHDLPSAYQRATGLTRPSTSAPRPTAPTSSTGRIVELSVKDLRKADDDKTHGKVRVLIDVALAAGAFAVRVPSPGLKNVGFGAGGWLVVRPVSPSDLGSDAWLVVLRPRGKFGATGSVWTVAHVKELLSYEGAPSRLQVSYGSATGKEYRPERLDRTEVTLAATIVCHADEAT